The following is a genomic window from Sinorhizobium fredii NGR234.
GCGAGAAAGGCGAACACGGCCGCGGCCGCGACGCCCGGCACTATGTTCGGCAGCACGATCAGAAAGAACGCCTGCAGCCTGTTGGCCCCGCAGTTCAGCGCTGCCAGTTCGAGCGTCGGATCGAAACGCTGCAGCGACGCCGTGACGGTGATGATCACATAGGGAACCGCAAGGACAGTATGTGCGACAAGGAAGCCGAAAAAGCTCCCGGTGAGCTGCAGTGGCGCAAAGGCGAGATAGAGCGCCACACCAAGGATGATGTGGGGCACGATCATGGGACCGAGCGCAAGCGCCTGCAATGCGGTTCGGAAGGGAAGACTTCCGCGCACGATCGCCAAAGCCGCCATGGTGCCCACGACAGTTGCTGTCGCGGTTGTCGCCACGGCGATCTTGAGACTGAACCAGGTAGCAGCCATCCAGTCCGGGTCATTGAAGAAGACGCTGTACCATTTGAGCGTCAGGCCGCGGGGTGGGAACTCGATATAGTCGGTTTCGCTGAGCGACATCGGTACGACGATGAGTGTCGGAAGCAGCAGAAAGAAGAGAATGCATCCGATCCCTCCACCGACGACCAAAATCCCGGCCGCTCTTGCGCAGGCGTGAATCGTCGGAGACGTCGAGACAGCAAGGCCTGCGGGGAGGTGGCCGCGCATCTGTGCTTGATCAATGGACACTGTTCAATCCCTTGCTGAGCGATAGCGTCCTGCGGAACAGCAGGACAAAAAGGAGAGTGACTGCCAGAAGCATGGTCGAAAGTGCTGCCGCAAACGGCCAATCGAGCAGCACGGTCGTCTGTTGACCGATGAGTGTCGCCATCAGCATCGAGCCAGGGCCGCCCACCAGCGCTGGTGTGATGTAGAAACCGAGCGCGAGCACGAAACACATCACGCTGCCGGCAAAGACACCGGGGAGGCTGAGCGGTAGGGTCACGGCAACGAAAGCCCGCACTGGCCCGGCTCCGAGGTTGCGGGCGGCGCGAATGTAATCTGGGGGAAGGGCGCGCAGTGCCGAATAAATCGGCAGGATCATGAATGGCATCAGCACGTGCGTCATGGCGAGGATGACTGCACTCTGCGTGTAGATCAGCTTCAGCGGCCCCTCGGTGACACCCATTCCAAGGAGCAGTTCGTTGACGATGCCGTTTCGCTGGAGAAGGACGACCCATGCGTAGGAGCGGATGAGGACAGACGTCCATAATGGGATGAAGACGCAGGCTGCCACCGCCATGGCCAAGCCCTTCCTGAGCCGCGCCATGAGGTAGGCAACGGGGAAGCCGAGAACGAGACTCGAGATCGCTACCACGAAAGCAACCTCGATCGTGCTTAAGAGAACGCCGAGATGTAGCGGTTCGGTGAAAATGCGCCGGAAATGGTCAAGGCTTCCTCCGGAAAAGCTCAACGCGACGAGCCGCGAAACCGGATACAGAAATCCGGCGATCAGGGCAGCAAGGAGCGGAGCGGCCAATCCCAAGGATGCGGCCGGCGGGTAAAAGCGTGCTGACGATAACGTTGGGCGACCCGAGGAGTAAGAAGTTTGCGTGGAGTTCGTCATGCGGCACGCCTCTCCGTCACAGGAAATATGTGCAAGGCCTCCCTATCGAGAATGATGTCGACATTCTCATTTTTCTGGAACGGCACGAAACCGTCGGCGGCGGTCTGTACCTGGAGGGCGGCCTCAGGGCGATCGGTAAGGCGGACGAGATGAATGTAGGTGGAGCCGACGAAGAGGACGGTATCCACGACGCCGGGCAGTGCATCCGCGCCGCCTGTGCCTCGTCTTGCAAGGCGCACCCGTTCCGGACGGATTGCCATGCGCAACGCCTCGCCGGGCGCGCACCGGCGCTCATGGTCGTTCGCCCGAACGAGGAGCACGATTTCCTCGGAGAACCGCACGGCCGCTTGTCCGCCCGTACTTTCGACGAAGTCGCCATCGATAAAGTTCATCCGGCCGATGAAGTCCGCGACGAACTCGGTCTCCGGTTGCCGGTAGAGCTCCGCCGGCGTGCCGAACTGCACCAGACCGCCATCGGACATTATGGCGACCCGATCCGACATCGTCAGCGCTTCGTCCTGATCGTGGGTTACATAGACGACCGTGGCGCCAAGCCGCTCCTGCAGGCGCTTGATCTCAAGCTGCATGGCCTCTCGCAATTTTTTGTCAAGGGCGCCGAGCGGCTCATCCATCAGAAGGACGGGTGGCTCGAACGCCAGAGCGCGCGCAACGGCGACGCGTTGCTGCTGGCCACCTGAGAGCTGGTTGGGATAGCGTTCTGCGTAGTCGGAGAGTTGCACAAGCTCCAACATCTCGTCGACCCGCCGCGCAGCTGCGGCTTTCTGCATCCGATTTCTCATCTTCAGCGGGAACGCGATGTTCTGCCGGATGGTCAGATGCGGGAAAAGTGCATATTTCTGGAAGACCATGCCAATGTTGCGGTGATTGGGCGCAAGAAAGGTCACGTCCCGCCCCCCAATGATAATCCTGCCGGCGTTTGGCGCCTCGAACCCGGCTACCATCGTCAAGGCTGTTGTCTTGCCGGAGCCGGAAGGTCCCAGAAGCGAAACAAACTCCCCGGCAGCGATGTCGAGCGACAGTTCGCGAACCGCAATGGCCTCGCCGTATCGTTTTTGAAGTCCCGCAAGAGACAGAGATTGACCAATCAAATCCGCCTTCCTTTCAGCTGCCGGACGCTCTTCGGCGTCTATCCCCTGGATACGGCCGGTTGCCGGCCGCAATGAAAAGCCTTCATCCGACCCGAGGGTCAGACGAGGTGCTTACTGCTGAGGTTCAGGTGTCCCGCGCGCCGCTTTTTTCGGCCCGCGTGACGGCGCAAGGGAAAGCTGCTAAGAGCCGCTGATGCGACAAAAGCTTTGCAAAACCTTCACACTTCATTTTTGTTGCATCAAAAATCGATAGTGTCAACCGATTGCGAGAGTAAAATGTGGGACAACCCAAACGAATTGCCGCAGGGCGAGCGGGCGATGGAAAGGCTGGGGGATGCGGCCTATCGGCAAATGAAGGAGCGCATCATCCGCGGCGTCTACAGGCCTGGTCACAAGTTGACGGTGCGCGCCGTCGCCCAGGATCTCGACGTCAGCACAACGCCCGCGCGCGATGCGATCAATCGGCTGACGAGCGAGGGAGCGCTTGTTTACACTGGCCCGAAGACGGTCGTTGTTCCAGTTCTCGATGCGGCTGCGCTCCGAGAAATAACGCTTACGCGCCTGGTGCTTGAGGGGCTCGCTTCGGAGCAGGCCGCCCAGCACGGCACGCCTGCCAACCTGCGGGAACTAAAGGCCTTACAAAGGCTTATCAATTCCGCCCTCGACGAAAAGCGCTATGCGGAGGCTCTTTGGCACAACAAGGAATTCCACTTTGCGATTTATCGCCTCTCGGGGCTTCCCCATCTCGTCTCTATGATCGAAAGCCTCTGGCTGAGAATCGGCCCTTCCTTGCACAATCTCTACCCAGAGTTTGCCGAGGAAAAGTATGGGGTGCGTAACCACGAGATGGCCATGGAGGCGCTCGAGGAGCGCGACGCGGCAAGCCTCAGGGCTGCGATGGAGAACGACATTCGCGATGGATATCGCCGGCTGAAGCGCGCTGGCCGGGAGAGAGGCGCCGGCTCATCGACCTAAGATTTTGTTGCGTGGACTTGACGGGCTGCATTTTTGTTGCAACAAAAGTGTGAAGCTCGTGCAAAACGAGCGGTCGATTTCTCTTAAGGAAGCCGAAATCATGCTCGTTCAAGCCAATCATGCGCGGCAGAGATCTGCGCGCAGTAATTCCAAACATTTATTCAGTCGCGCCAAGGCTGTTTTCCCGGACGGGACCACCCGCGCTACGGTCGAGAAGGACCCCGTTCCTGTCTATGTGCAACGTGGCGAGGGCGCCTATCTCGTTGACGCTGACGGAAACCGGCTGCTCGATCTCAACAACAACTTCACCACGCTCATTCATGGACATGCCTTCGCGCCGGTCAACGAGGCCGTTGTCGATCTGCTGCGCCGAGGAACCTGTTTCGCCAATCCCACTGAGCACGAGATTGCTCTTGCGGAACTTCTGACGGCCCGAATTCCCGCTATCGAGCGGATCCGTTTCGTGAACAGCGGGACGGAAGCAGTGATGTTCGCGATCAAGGCCGCACGCGCCTTTACCGGTAGACCCGGCGTCGCGCGGATCGAAGGTGCCTATCACGGTGCCTACGATTGGGCAGAGGCCGGGCAAGCTATTTCACCGGGCAAACATGGCTGGGAAACTACACCGATCGCGACCCCGACTTATCGCGGCACACCGACAAGCGTAGCCGAGGACGTGCACCTTCTTCGCTTCAACGATGTCGAAGGACTTGTAAAGCGCTTAAGCGCGATGAGCGAGCGGATCGCCTGCGTGTTGATTGATCCGATGCCGAGCCGGGCGGGCCTGATTCACCCGGAACCCGCCTTTCTCGAAGCTCTGTCGGCAACGGCCCGCAAGTACGGAATCCTGATTGTCGCCGACGAGGTGCTTAATCTTCGACAAGGCTACGCGGGGGCTTCCATGCGCTACGGGGTCAAGCCCGACCTGATTGCCGCCGGCAAGATCATTGGAGGTGGCTTTCCAATCGGTGCCATAGGCGGCCGTGAGGGGGTCATGCGAGTTTTCGGCGCCGAGGATACAATGCCATTGCTGCCCCAGGGCGGCACTTTCTCGGCCAATCCCGTTTCTATGGTCGCTGGCCGCGCGGCTATGGAAGCGATGACGCCAGAGGCGTTCGACCGCCTCGAAGGGATGGGGGAGAGACTGCGCCGTGGCCTCAAGGCAAGCATTGTCAGGCGCGACGCGCCGTTTTCGGTGACCGGCGCAGCCTCATTGTTCCGGATCCACCCGAAGCGGGTGACGCCGGTCGAATATCGCGATGCGCATCTGGACGCCACCGAAGCTTTGCTCATGCGGAAAATGACCCGGCACTTCCTGGAGCAGGGCATTCTTCTCCCCTACGGGGCGGCCGCCTGCCTGTCGACAGCAATGGTCGACAATGAAATCGATCTCATCCTGAGAGCATTTGACGATTTTCTTGATGCGGAGAGTCAGTCTTGAACGGAGCGCGCGCTATGAAGCAGCAGACCATCGAAACCGTTGCGCAGCGGATCGCTAAGATCCTTCGCCGCCACAGCGTGGAATTTATCTTCGGCCAAAGCCTTCCATCGGCAGTCATCCTCGCGGCCGAAGCGATAGGCATACGTCAGATCGCTTACAGGCAGGAGAATATGGGCGGCGCGATGGCCGACGGGTATGCCCGTCTTTCCGGCAAGGTCGGTGTCGTCACCGCGCAGAATGGTCCGGCGGCAACTTTGCTCGTGCCACCACTTGCCGAGGCCTTGAAGGCCAGCATCCCCATCGTGGCGCTTGTGCAGGATGTCGAACGCGACCAAACGGACCGGAACGCCTTCCAGGACCTCGACCAGATCGCGCTTCTCCAGTCCTGCACCAAATGGGTGCGGCGCGTCACTGTTCCGGCGCGCATCGACGACTATGTCGACGCAGCGTTCACGGCCGCGACCTCCGGCCGTGCCGGGCCGGCCGCGCTCCTGCTGCCGGCCGATCTCCTTCGTGCAGAAGCGCGAGCGCCGGATTTCCCGAGGTCTCGGAACCTGGGTCAGTGGCCGCTCGATCGTATCCGCCCATCGGATGCGGCATTGGCAGAGGTGGCATCGCTCATAGCCGCCGCCCAAGCGCCGATCATCATTGCCGGCGGTGGCGTTCACTGCGGCGGTGCGGCGACAGAACTCTCGGCGCTCCAACAGGAAGCGTGCCTGCCGGTCTTCACCACGAATATGGGCAAGGGGGCAGTTGACGAATACCATCCGCTTTCCGCCGGAGTGCTCGGATCGCTCGTGGGACCACGTTCGCTCGGGCGCCATTCGTCCGCCCTGGTGGATGCTGCGGATCTGGTTCTTCTGATCGGAACCCGGACCAACCAGAACGGCACTGACAGTTGGCGCCTGATCTCCCCGGGTGCGACGGTCGTCCACATCGACGTCGATCCGGCTGAGGTTGGGCGCAACTACGAATCGCTACGGCTCGTTGGCGATGCGCGGGAGACGCTTGCGGCATTGCGCACGGCCCTCACTCGCGTCAACCTCGCGCGGCGGCACGCGGATCGCGCGCGGCTGGAGGAGTGTATCGCCACTTATTGGAAAACATTCGAGCTTGACCGTCACGATGTGGCGACGTCTTCCTTCCGTCCGATACGCCCGGAGCGGCTTATGGCGGAACTCCAGGACCTGTTGACCGACGACGTAACGGTGGTTGCCGACGCGAGCTACTCTTCCATGTGGGTTTTGGGTCAACTGAGAGCGCCAGCGAGCGGGATGCGTTTTATCACGCCGCGCGGGCTGGCGGGTCTCGGTTGGGGAGTGCCGCTCGCGATCGGAGCCAAGGTGGCCCGCCCGGACAAGCCGGTGATCGCGATCGTGGGCGACGGCGGCTTTGCCCACAGCTGGGCCGAACTCGAGACCATGGTGCGAATGAAGGTTCCAGTCACCATCGTGGTCCTAAACAATGGCATTCTCGGTTTCCAGCGCGACGCGGAGACCGTGAAGTTCGGTAGCTACACGTCAGCATGCCACTTTGCAGAGGTCGACCACGCGAAATTGGCCGAAGCGTGTGGCTGCCCGGCCGTTCGCGTCGAGGACCCGAGCGAACTTGCCTACCATCTGTTGCGCGGCATGGAGCAAGGCCCACTTTTGATCGAGGTAATTACCGACCCCGCGGCGCATCCTCCACTTTCGCTCTTCGCCAAGATGGACGAAGCCGCATGACCCGCCCTATCACGACAAGGATTGCCGTGGTCACCGGCGGCACTTCCGGAATCGGCTTGGCAACGGCCCGCAACCTTCTGGAGCGTGGGTGCCGGGTCGCGGTCTTCGGTCAGAAACGTATCAATGTTGAAAGTGCCGCCGAGGCGCTTTCGCGGGATTTCGACT
Proteins encoded in this region:
- a CDS encoding ABC transporter permease; its protein translation is MSIDQAQMRGHLPAGLAVSTSPTIHACARAAGILVVGGGIGCILFFLLLPTLIVVPMSLSETDYIEFPPRGLTLKWYSVFFNDPDWMAATWFSLKIAVATTATATVVGTMAALAIVRGSLPFRTALQALALGPMIVPHIILGVALYLAFAPLQLTGSFFGFLVAHTVLAVPYVIITVTASLQRFDPTLELAALNCGANRLQAFFLIVLPNIVPGVAAAAVFAFLASFDEATVAFFISDIGGKSIGRKMFEDIDFNLTPVIAAASTVLVATSLLLMCAVHFLNARKPNSGN
- a CDS encoding ABC transporter permease, which translates into the protein MTNSTQTSYSSGRPTLSSARFYPPAASLGLAAPLLAALIAGFLYPVSRLVALSFSGGSLDHFRRIFTEPLHLGVLLSTIEVAFVVAISSLVLGFPVAYLMARLRKGLAMAVAACVFIPLWTSVLIRSYAWVVLLQRNGIVNELLLGMGVTEGPLKLIYTQSAVILAMTHVLMPFMILPIYSALRALPPDYIRAARNLGAGPVRAFVAVTLPLSLPGVFAGSVMCFVLALGFYITPALVGGPGSMLMATLIGQQTTVLLDWPFAAALSTMLLAVTLLFVLLFRRTLSLSKGLNSVH
- a CDS encoding ABC transporter ATP-binding protein produces the protein MIGQSLSLAGLQKRYGEAIAVRELSLDIAAGEFVSLLGPSGSGKTTALTMVAGFEAPNAGRIIIGGRDVTFLAPNHRNIGMVFQKYALFPHLTIRQNIAFPLKMRNRMQKAAAARRVDEMLELVQLSDYAERYPNQLSGGQQQRVAVARALAFEPPVLLMDEPLGALDKKLREAMQLEIKRLQERLGATVVYVTHDQDEALTMSDRVAIMSDGGLVQFGTPAELYRQPETEFVADFIGRMNFIDGDFVESTGGQAAVRFSEEIVLLVRANDHERRCAPGEALRMAIRPERVRLARRGTGGADALPGVVDTVLFVGSTYIHLVRLTDRPEAALQVQTAADGFVPFQKNENVDIILDREALHIFPVTERRAA
- a CDS encoding GntR family transcriptional regulator, with protein sequence MWDNPNELPQGERAMERLGDAAYRQMKERIIRGVYRPGHKLTVRAVAQDLDVSTTPARDAINRLTSEGALVYTGPKTVVVPVLDAAALREITLTRLVLEGLASEQAAQHGTPANLRELKALQRLINSALDEKRYAEALWHNKEFHFAIYRLSGLPHLVSMIESLWLRIGPSLHNLYPEFAEEKYGVRNHEMAMEALEERDAASLRAAMENDIRDGYRRLKRAGRERGAGSST
- a CDS encoding aspartate aminotransferase family protein — encoded protein: MLVQANHARQRSARSNSKHLFSRAKAVFPDGTTRATVEKDPVPVYVQRGEGAYLVDADGNRLLDLNNNFTTLIHGHAFAPVNEAVVDLLRRGTCFANPTEHEIALAELLTARIPAIERIRFVNSGTEAVMFAIKAARAFTGRPGVARIEGAYHGAYDWAEAGQAISPGKHGWETTPIATPTYRGTPTSVAEDVHLLRFNDVEGLVKRLSAMSERIACVLIDPMPSRAGLIHPEPAFLEALSATARKYGILIVADEVLNLRQGYAGASMRYGVKPDLIAAGKIIGGGFPIGAIGGREGVMRVFGAEDTMPLLPQGGTFSANPVSMVAGRAAMEAMTPEAFDRLEGMGERLRRGLKASIVRRDAPFSVTGAASLFRIHPKRVTPVEYRDAHLDATEALLMRKMTRHFLEQGILLPYGAAACLSTAMVDNEIDLILRAFDDFLDAESQS
- a CDS encoding acetolactate synthase catalytic subunit translates to MKQQTIETVAQRIAKILRRHSVEFIFGQSLPSAVILAAEAIGIRQIAYRQENMGGAMADGYARLSGKVGVVTAQNGPAATLLVPPLAEALKASIPIVALVQDVERDQTDRNAFQDLDQIALLQSCTKWVRRVTVPARIDDYVDAAFTAATSGRAGPAALLLPADLLRAEARAPDFPRSRNLGQWPLDRIRPSDAALAEVASLIAAAQAPIIIAGGGVHCGGAATELSALQQEACLPVFTTNMGKGAVDEYHPLSAGVLGSLVGPRSLGRHSSALVDAADLVLLIGTRTNQNGTDSWRLISPGATVVHIDVDPAEVGRNYESLRLVGDARETLAALRTALTRVNLARRHADRARLEECIATYWKTFELDRHDVATSSFRPIRPERLMAELQDLLTDDVTVVADASYSSMWVLGQLRAPASGMRFITPRGLAGLGWGVPLAIGAKVARPDKPVIAIVGDGGFAHSWAELETMVRMKVPVTIVVLNNGILGFQRDAETVKFGSYTSACHFAEVDHAKLAEACGCPAVRVEDPSELAYHLLRGMEQGPLLIEVITDPAAHPPLSLFAKMDEAA